One window of the Micromonas commoda chromosome 9, complete sequence genome contains the following:
- the CBF5 gene encoding predicted protein (H/ACA ribonucleoprotein complex subunit, nucleolar pseudouridine synthase), giving the protein MGKDKKDVGSKQVTEDFAIAPEKITPTLDASKWPLLLKNYDKLMREFARVSHPPPSDRRPVAAPRSPQVRTGHYTPIPCGHSPLKRPLQEYIRYGVINLDKPANPSSHEVVAWLKRMLRVEKTGHSGTLDPKVTGGLIVCIDRATRLVKAQQGAGKEYVCICRLHGAPEGGKTAVQRAIETLTGALFQRPPLISAVKRQLRIRTIYESKMYEYDEERNLVVFWISCEAGTYVRTMCVHLGLLLGVGGHMQELRRVRSGILGEKDNLVTMHDVMDAMWVHDNLKQEDYLRRVVMPLEVLLTNYKRVVVKDSAVNAICYGAKLMIPGLLRYEAGIEVGEEVVLMTTKGEAIAVGIAQMNTAVMATCDHGCVAKIKRVVMERDTYPRRWGLGPTAQAKKKLIAEGKLDKFGKPNDKTPAEYLRAVPDANGAKAKDAGERDKRERSPGADVSGDSPEKKKDKKEKKEKKEKKEKKEKKDKS; this is encoded by the exons ATGGGCAAGGACAAGAAAGATGTTGGGTCCAAGCAG GTCACCGAGGATTTCGCCATCGCCCCGGAGAAGATCACCCCGACCCTGGACGCCTCCAAGTGGCCGCTCCTGTTGAAGAACTACGACAAGCTCATG CGAGAATTTGCGAGGGTTTCCCATCCTCCGCCCTCTGACCGCcgacccgtcgccgcaccCCGATCACCGCAGGTTCGCACCGGGCACTACACCCCGATCCCATGCGGCCACTCCCCGCTGAAGCGCCCGCTCCAGGAGTACATCCGCTACGGCGTGATCAACCTCGACAAGCCCGCCAACCCCTCGTCGCACGAGGTTGTCGCGTGGCTCAAGCGTATGCTCCGCGTGGAGAAGACGGGGCACTCCGGCACGCTCGACCCGAAGGTGACGGGCGGTTTGATCGTCTGCAtcgaccgcgcgacgcgcttggTCAAGGCCCAGCAGGGCGCCGGTAAGGAGTACGTGTGCATCTGCAGGCTGCACGGAGCGCCGGAAGGGGGCAAAACCGCGGTGCAACGCGCCATCGAGAcgctcaccggcgcgctGTTCCAACGGCCGCCGCTCATCTCCGCGGTCAAGCGACAGCTCCGCATCCGCACCATCTACGAGAGCAAGATGTACGagtacgacgaggagcgcaaCCTCGTGGTGTTCTGGATCTCCTGCGAGGCTGGGACGTACGTGCGAACCATGTGCGTGCACCTCGGTTTGCTCCTGGGCGTGGGCGGGCACATGCaggagctccgccgcgtccgctccggcatcctcggcgagaAGGACAACCTCGTGACGATGCACGACGTCATGGACGCCATGTGGGTCCACGATAACCTCAAGCAGGAGGACtaccttcgccgcgtcgtcatgCCGCTCGAGGTTCTCCTCACCAACTACAAGAGGGTCGTGGTCAAGGACTCCGCCGTCAACGCCATCTGCTACGGCGCGAAGCTGATGATCCCGGGCCTCTTGCGATACGAGGCGGGCatcgaggtcggcgaggaggtggtcCTGATGACCACGAAGggcgaggcgatcgccgTGGGCATCGCACAGATGAACACGGCGGTGATGGCCACGTGCGACCACGGGTGCGTGGCGAAGATCAAGCGCGTCGTGATGGAACGCGATACCTACCCGAGGCGCTGGGGCTTGGGTCCCACCGCgcaggcgaagaagaagctcaTCGCGGAGGGCAAGCTGGACAAGTTCGGTAAGCCCAACGATAAGACGCCCGCGGAGTacctccgcgcggtgcccgacgccaacggggccaaggcgaaggatgCGGGTGAGCGGGACAAGCGCGAGCGAtcgccgggcgccgacgtATCCGGCGACTCgccggagaagaagaaggacaagaaggagaagaaggagaagaaggagaagaaggagaagaaggagaagaaggacaagTCGTGA
- the HPT gene encoding predicted protein (Hypoxanthine-guanine phosphoribosyltransferase) codes for MSKPVPECDVDVLKVILDEGDIAAKVSELGAKIAQDYKDLKPILLPVMTGAFVFSADLVRAIRPPPQGMRIESLRASSYLGTTTLSNGEVAIAPLSIDVKGQHVLLVEDIIDTGHTLEKIRTKVMGEGAASCKVVALLNKRERRENGLQPEYEGFDCPNEFVIGYGLDFDSKYRELPYVGVLKEELYAHIL; via the coding sequence atgtcCAAGCCGGTCCCCGAgtgcgacgtggacgtcctCAAGGTGATactcgacgagggcgacatAGCTGCAAAAGTGTCCGAACTCGGCGCGAAGATTGCTCAGGATTACAAGGACCTCAAACCCATCTTGCTGCCGGTGATgaccggcgcgttcgtcttCTCCGCAGACCTAGTGCGCGCGATTCGCCCTCCGCCACAGGGCATGCGCATCGAGTCCCTCAGGGCGTCCTCTTACCTTGGAACCACGACGTTGAGCAACGGCGAAgtggccatcgcgccgctgaGCATCGACGTGAAGGGCCAGCACGTGTtgctcgtcgaggacatCATCGACACCGGCCACACCCTGGAAAAGATTCGCACGAAAGTCATGGGCGAAGGCGCCGCATCTTGCAAGGTGGTGGCGCTACTGAATAAGCGGGAGCGCAGGGAAAACGGGCTTCAACCCGAGTATGAAGGGTTCGACTGCCCGAATGAGTTCGTGATCGGGTACGGCCTCGACTTCGACTCAAAGTACAGGGAGCTGCCGTACGTCGGGGTGCTCAAGGAGGAACTGTACGCTCACATACTCTAA